In Scleropages formosus chromosome 10, fSclFor1.1, whole genome shotgun sequence, a single genomic region encodes these proteins:
- the LOC114911689 gene encoding olfactory receptor 52K2-like, whose translation MSEYAARNISHTDFILSGFSGPKEWKQLLFIPFFLLFVMSVTANSMIIFIILSHRALHSPMYLLICVMAFVDLVIPISFVPNMLLNLLFNWNHISLMGCLVQMFCIHFFTSVQTTILLWMALDRFYAICTPLHYNEHMRFSAFLKFVIIPMLRNAVFISAIVGLARSLSYCQSNEIKHCFCEHMALVTLACGPIYVNSVVGLCGVFFISTADILLIALSYVRIFVSLFKSGRSSQKAFSTCITHIIVMFVGLIMALTSFLSYRIKNDMSSNSHMAISTMYLLVPTCLNPIIYGIRTKEIRQ comes from the coding sequence ATGTCGGAATATGCAGCAAGAAATATCTCTCACACGGACTTCATATTAAGTGGCTTCTCTGGACCTAAAGAGTGGAAACAACTTCTCTTCAtcccatttttcctcttgtttgtaaTGTCAGTCACTGCAAACTCcatgattatatttataatcttATCGCACAGGGCTCTGCATTCTCCAATGTACCTGCTGATTTGTGTGATGGCTTTTGTTGATTTGGTTATACCAATATCCTTTGTTCCAAATATGCTTCTTAATCTCCTGTTTAACTGGAACCATATATCTCTGATGGGTTGCCTGGTTCAGATGTTCtgcattcatttctttacatCAGTGCAGACTACTATCTTGCTGTGGATGGCCCTGGATCGTTTCTATGCCATCTGCACTCCACtccattacaatgaacacatgagattctctgcattcctgaaatttgtaattataccGATGCTCAGAAATGcggttttcatttcagcaatagTTGGCCTAGCTCGATCTTTGTCATATTGCCAGTCCAATGAGATTAAGCACTGCTTCTGTGAACACATGGCATTGGTCACCCTTGCATGTGGTCCCATATATGTTAACAGTGTTGTAGGActatgtggtgtttttttcatCTCAACAGCTGATATCCTTTTAATTGCTCTTTCATATGTTAGaatatttgtctctctgtttaaATCAGGCAGATCCAGTCAAAAAGCATTCAGTACATGCATCACTCATattattgtcatgtttgtggGTTTAATTATGGCCTTAACATCGTTTCTTTCCTACAGAATAAAGAATGACATGTCATCAAATAGTCATATGGCGATCAGTACAATGTATTTGCTTGTGCCTACCTGTTTAAATCCAATAATTTATGGTAtcaggacaaaagaaataagacagTAA